From Paenibacillus graminis:
TTCTCCAGGTATTCCTCAAAAGTGAGATTATAGTCGTAGGCATGCTCCATTTGCTGGTACTCTCCCAGACACAGCTGGGCAGTAGCCACGGAAGACAAGTCGTGGACATAACGGTTTTTGTCACCGGTGTATTTGCTGAGCAGCTCAATCACCCGGGCAGACATATAATTCCCGATATGGACTGCGGAGAGCACGCCAGTTCTGGTATGCAGGGCAGGAGCGCCCCGCCGCAGTTCGGCATCATCAATAATATCATCATGAATTAATGAGGCAGCGTGAATAAATTCTGCAGCAGCAGATAATTGAAGCGTTCTCCGCCCCGAAGGTTTACGTCCAAAACGGCTGCCGACGATGACCATCAGCGGCCGGAGACGTTTCCCCCCGGAGCCGGTCAGCTCCAGAATGCTCTGCGCGAGCTGCGACTTTTTGGGTACGTCTTTATCACGGGCCACAATATTCTGAATTTCATGGTTAATTTCGTCCAGGTCTATATTTAAGGCTTCATGCAGCTTCATCGTTTTGGTTCCCACCTGTCAAATGGCTTTGCTTGTGCGGCTTTGCTGGTTTTGCTCCTGAATCAGGAACCCTTCAATGCCCGCCGCCGGGTTTTGAGCCGCGAAGTCCCCATTTGACCGCGCGATTTGCATTTTTTTAATCGAAGGAGCCAGATAAGCAACCAGGTCCAGTTCACGGCATTTTACTGCGAATTGCAAATAAAAGCTGTACAAATAATCTCCATCCAAAATGTTGCGGGTCAGGTCAGGATGATGTGGGGCACATTCCATATGGCGTTCAGCCGCCACGGTAAGAATGATATAAATACCTAGCAAATGGACTTTGCGGTCATATTCCAGATCATGGCGTTCCAGTACCGAGAACAACTGCTCACATTCTGCCGGAGAGAGATGCAACTGAATTCCGGCGATCGGTGACATTTCAGCCTGAAGCAACCGGAAGCTGTCTTCCATAAGTTTTCTGTTCACAAGATTCTCTCCTTCTTGTCGGTTTTGCCGGAAGCAACCATAGCCTTGATTATCCCTACAAAACCTTTTGTAAAAAACAAGACCCGGGACGGTTTCAGGAGTCCCTGTCCGTTGAAGAAGTAAACTATTAAACGGTTGGTTAGGCCTAAGCCTTAATAAATAAGGAGAGTAATGTGTCCATGGACACATTACTCTTAAGAACATCATATTCAGCTGCAGCAACATAAAATACACATAAGTTGCTGATATACTTAATTAAACGGCGTCAGAAACGCTAAACAGCAGGGTTAATATCAGTCCGTATATAGATACCAGCGCCGCACAAGCGGGATTCGTTTCCATTGCTTCTTGAGCCAAGGCAGGACATAGTAGTCCAGACCGAAGACGCTGCCTGATCCTCCGATGCACGCGATAGCCGCTCCAACGTACCAGAGCATTTCTGTCGCTGCCATCTTGGTAGACCATATCATGACTGCCATTGCAATGGTGGCAAGTGAAGAGATGGCAGTAAAGAGACCTACGATAAGCATAATACCAAAGACGATTTCGGCACAAACCATGCCGATTTGGAACCATTTAGCCAAGAATGTATAACTTCCGTCATTGTTGTAGAACATCAGATCCATGAACCAGTTCGTAATGTCATACACAAAGCCTGGTACCGGAAGAGCCGATACAGCTTCTTTGGCAGTGGAAACTGCGGAAGCCGCGGACTGCGCATCTACTGTTGTTTTTACAGCATCTACGGCCACGCTCGCTGATGAAGCAGCATCCGTAGCAAATGGAGCAGCAGGAATCAGGAAGATTTTGTCCGGGTCAACCCAGATCTTTCTGAGTTTATCGATCCCTTCATATAACCACATGCCCCCGAGCAGCATACGAAGCGGAACGAGCCAGAAGTTCGGCGAACGCTTGGAGAAGTAGCCGCCGACGAAGCTCTTGCGGTTCTCCACATGGAAGAACTCGTGCATCATATAGGTCCATACTTTGTTAAAACCTACCACTTGAGATAGATAGAACATATTGATAAAATGCTTGGACAACATAGCCATGAAGCCTGTAAGCATAAAGAGCTTGCCTGGAAGACCAACGTTGGCTACACCATAGCGGCTTCCGATGGAGACCATCGTGCCGTGAAATCCTGGTTTGTACGCTTTTTTGGCAGTACCGCTGATGTCAGCGGCGATGTTGCCGGCAACGAGTGGAGCCGCCTGTTCAGCATTTTCAACCATCTGTGGAACCGGACGGGTTTCGCCTTCAGGAATAAAGAAGATGTTGTCCCCTACAACGTAGACGTTCTTATGGTCAACACTTTCCAGATGTTCATTGGTTACGATGCGTTTGCGTCCCTGCTGCTGGACTTCAAGGCCGCCGACGATTTCGGAGCCTTCCACACCGGCAGTCCAGACAATGGTTTTGGCGTCAACGACATTCTTCTCGCCGAGAGCCACACTGCCTTCGCCTACTTCGGTGATTTTGGCACCGGTCACGATTTCAACCTTCAGCTTGCGCAGGCGGGCTTCAGCTTTCTGAATAAGCTTATCCGGCAGGATAGGCAGAATCTTCGGAGCCATATCGGCAACAATGAGCCGTACTTCGGATGGATCAATGAAGAATTCTCTGCACAGCTCTTCGCGCTGCTCGGCCATTTCCCCAACCAGCTCGACACCAGTGAAACCGGCACCAATGATGACGAAGGTCAGCATTGCGCGGCGGACGGCAGGGTTCTTTTCTTTGGCAGCTTGGGTGTACATATCGCGGATTTGGCGTTTGAGCGCAACCGCGTCATCGTAGGACCAGAACGAGAAGGTATTTTCTTCTGCTCCGGGAATTCCGAAGAACGTTGGTTTGCTGCCTGTGCCGATTACCAGGTAATCATAAGCATAGGTTGCCTTGTCGGATTTCAGCTTCTTGTTTTTGAAATCAATATTGCTGATTTCATCCAGAACAACATCCACTTTCAGACCGGCGAAAATTTTCTTCAAATCAACCTTGATTGAATCCTCAGGCGCACGATTCGCAGATACCTCATGCAGCTCAGTCAAGAGAGTGTGATAAGGATTTCGGTCGATCAGCTTGATTTCTACATCTTTGTTGTTCTTATACTTCTTTGCCAGTTTCTTAGCCGTGAGTACGCCGCCGTAGCCGCCGCCCAAAATGACTATTTTTTTCAAGAGAAACTCACCTCATTCATCTGATTAGCTGCAAAAGGTAAACGAATATTATTTCGCGCCTTCAAGTGCTTTTTCTGCAAGTGTAAAGTATTCGCCAACATGGATAGATACACCGGAGATGGCGTCGGTTTTGCCTTCAGCATCCAGCTTAGGAGCAGCGCCTTTGTTTTCAAGGAAATATTTTTCGGCAAGGGCGATTTCTTCGTGCCATTCAGCAGAAGCGCCGCCGGCTTTCATGCCGTATTTGCCATCTATTGAATATTGCTTCTTGTCATCCCCTGCAGCATTCACGCCGCTGAAGTTAGCTGCAACGATATTGCCATTGGCAACAGTAAGAGCAACAGTGGATTTCCAGCCGGATTCTTTATCCATTTCGCCTTCTGCGAAGTATCCGCCATCTTTGTAAGGGCCAGCTTGTGCAGGGCCTGCAGCAAGAGCAGCTTGAGCAGCAGAAACAAAGTCATTAACGTGTACAGATACACCGGAGATAGCATCGGTATGTCCTTCAGCATCAACTGCGATAGCTGCCGGATCTTGTTTTTCAATCAGGAATGCTTCAGCTTTGGCTGCTTGTTCATGCCATTCAGCTTGAGCGCCGCCTTTTTTGACCAGACCGTATTTGCCGTCCTCGGATACTTTTTTCTTCAGGTCGCCAGCTGTTTTGATATTGAAGGCATTCCAGTCGGCCTTGGTGATCTTTCCGCCTTCTACAGTCAACAGGGCATAGGTCTGCCAGCCTGTTTCCGGATCGGCTTCAATGGTTCCGTAATATGTTCCATCTTGATACTTGCCTGTTTCAGCAGTGCCGGCATCGGATGCGGCAGGTGCAGTGGTCGTGGAAGGTGCAGCGGATTCTGCAGGAGCGTTGGTTGCTGCCGTGTTGTTACCATTGTTGTTGCCGCAGCCCGCGAGCAAAGTACCCAGTACGAGAGCACTCGACAAAATTACAGAAGCTTTTTTCATTTTAGTATGACCTCCAAAGAAATAGTTTAAAATATATATATTAAAATGTAAAACATTTTAATAATTATTGGAAGTGATAAAAATCACTTTATAAATGACATATATCACTTTTGAATCGGTCTTAAGTCCCTTTTTGTAGCAGACATATGACATATATCGGCATACAATAGAAAAAAATTTAATCATCTCGTTTCATGTTCGATGGCATTTTAGCACAAGAAAGATGTTAGTCATGTGAAAATAATCACTTGAGCATAAAGTATTTTATTAACACCTGAATTATATCAAATTTTAAAATATATAGATACGGAATTTAAAAGACTATTATGTGACAAAAAACGACGGGTGGCTGTTCTTTTCCCGGACGGTATCCGATTCAATTTTGGGGGCCGGGGGTAATGTCTTTTTAAGACATGAGCCTCTGGTCATACTTCAAAAGACACCTAAGGAGATGAGCATGTATGGACAGCAACATTATCAAAGGAAAGTGGATGCAGCTTAAGGGCGAAGCCAAGAAGCAGTGGGGACAACTGACGGATGATGATCTGGATGTCATCGACGGCGAGAAGGATAAACTGGTCGGCAAGCTTCAGGAGCGTTACGGCCATACCAAAGATGATGCGGAAGCGGAATACCGCAATTGGGAACAGTCCATCCGCCACTAATATAAGAGAATAAAACCTCGGAACAGGATAGTCACCTATGCAGGAAGAGGCGATGTCTATGTATAAATCTCATGTCGTAACCGGCAGAATTATCGAGATACATGCTGACCGGGTACTTACACAGCAGGGGGAGATGTTATGCACCTTTCATCCCCGGTACTATATGCTGCCGGAAGTAGAGACATGGACACCTGAGAAATGTGACTTGAAAGAGGAGCCTGTAATGGTATTGCATGATCAGAGTGGAGGCAGGAACCGCAAAAGGCGCTGGAGCGCCGTAAGGCCCTGGTCTCCGCAGCAGAAGAAGAGCGCAAATCGAATCTGATTTGCGCTCTTCTTCTGCTTGAAACCCGCAAAGAGCGATGCGTTAGTCCATGTGCCATATCTAAAAAAACATTCAATATTTCCTCTATAAGGAAGAAAAGTAATCACTTTGCATGTGAACAAGCGAACGTATGTGCTATGATGGGGTCGCGCGGCGGCAGCGACATAATCGACCATTCCCAAAGCGTTAACCCAGGAATGGGAGTATTCTATAGGACTGTGATTCCATGTATTGGTTCTACTAATATGGTACTATGAATCATAAGGATTACATTTCTGTAATCATTGAAGGAGTGATGCTATGGAGTATCTGAAGATTTTTTGTATGAATACGGCTCTGCTTATTTCTGTCGCTTACATCGCGAATTTAATATACAAACATATGATTACGCACGCCCCGGAGCCTGTCAAACAGGCAAGCTGGGTGGTACTTTCCATTTTTGCCGGCTGGGTCAATATATTTTTTGGATACAGGCTGGATGAGCATGTGATCTTCGATTTGAGATTTTTGCCGCTGATTATTTCCACCATTGCCTTCCCCCAGCCCTTCAGTCTTATCATCATCGGAGTTGGCATAGGTCTGAGCCGTCTGATCTTCGGAATGAATGAGGCGGCGGTGGCAGGCGTGCTCAATTTGTCGATTCTGGGATTCGTCTGTGCCGGGCTAAGCTTCTGGGTGCGCCGCACGCCAGCCACGATCATGGTCAAGTCCCTCATTGTGATTATGGCTGTGAATCTGATGAATGCGGTGAATATCACTGTTTTTGGAGTCATCCCCGAACAGGAGTACATAACGAAGATCTTGCCTGTAACGCTGCCTGCAGGGCTTGCTCTCAGCATGCTGTTTGCACTGATTATCCGTGACTTTCAGCTTGATCTGCAGCGCACTGTCCAGGTGGTAAGGGCGAATGAGCTGCTGTCTGCACAGGCCGAGGAGCTGCATAAGAACAAGATTGTACTGGAGGAGCGGGCGAAGCAGCTGATGATGGCCTCCCAGTTCAAATCAGAGTTTTTGGCCAATATGTCGCATGAGCTTAGAACTCCGCTGAACAGCATTATCAATTTGTCGCAGATTATTGAAGACAGCGATGAGGGGCTCAGCAGGGAGGAAATCACTGAATATGGCGCCATTATCCACCGGTCGGGTGGTGATCTGCTATCGCTTATTAATGATATTCTTGATCTGTCCAAGGTAGAAGCGGGCAAGCTGGATGTTGTTCACGAGGAACTCAATGTCAGTGAGATTCCGGAAATGCTGGCCCTGCAGTTTACGGTGGCGGCCAAACAGAAAGGCCTGGATTTCAACATTACGCTGAGTGAGGATGTGCCGCATGTGATTCATTCCGATCCCCAGCGGGTGCAGCAGATTCTCCGCAATCTGCTCTCCAATGCCTTGAAGTTTACTATGAACGGCTTTGTATCGCTGAATATCCGGGTGGTGGAAAAGCCGGAGGGACCGGCGCTGAGGCGCTGGGTGGTCTTTGAGGTGCAGGACAGCGGTATTGGCATCGCTGCCGACAAGCACGCGGTAATCTTTGAGGCCTTTCAGCAGGCGGATAGCAGCATCAGCCGGAAATATGGAGGAACAGGACTCGGGCTGTCCATCAGCAGTGACCTGGCCAAGCTCCTGGGCGGTTACATTACACTGTCCAGCAAAGAGGGGCAGGGAAGTCTTTTCTCCCTGTATTTGCCATTGTGAGTCAATGAAACTTAAAGGGTGCACAGAAATCCAACTTAATTTGTGATATTGGCTTATTGACAGGAACTTGGTGCGGAGTAGAATGAAGCAAAAGCCGCATCAAAGGAGTGTCATCACCCCCATGAACATCATGAGAAACAGACTTGGCGGCGCCCGCCCGAAAGGTCTACGCAAAACCTCGGTACATCGCAAGAATCTGCAGATTGCTACGTTTGAGGGGATTCCGTCAACGATATTTCAGGTGCTGCTCCAAGGGCAGTTCCTGACAGGCTTTCTGTTATATTTGGGGGCCAGTTCCAGTCAGATTGGTTTTGTAATAGCGCTTACTACATTGGTTAATGTAGCGCAGATTGGTGTGGCTTTTCTGATTCAGAAGCTCCCAAGCCGCAAATGGGCTATGGTGACATTCATCGGCCTGCACAGGCTGCTATGGGGTTCAACCGGACTGGTGCCGTTTATTTTTCCAAAAGAGCATTGGGTTACTGCATTTATCGTTTTGTATACGATTGCATTTATTGCGAATACGGCGGGTGGCGTACTGTGGAGCTCGGTGATCAGCGATCTGGTTCCTGCGCGGGTACGCGGCCGGTATTTTGGAATCCGCAATACCTTCCTGAATGCCCTGGGAAGCCTTGTGATGTATGGAGGCGGTTTAGTGCTTGACCGTTATCCCGGCGGGCACGGGTTTCTGATTCTGTATATTGTGGTCTGGATCTTTTCCATATCCAATGTCATCGTGTTCTTCTTCTATCCGGACGTGCCGTTTGAGA
This genomic window contains:
- a CDS encoding polyprenyl synthetase family protein — encoded protein: MKLHEALNIDLDEINHEIQNIVARDKDVPKKSQLAQSILELTGSGGKRLRPLMVIVGSRFGRKPSGRRTLQLSAAAEFIHAASLIHDDIIDDAELRRGAPALHTRTGVLSAVHIGNYMSARVIELLSKYTGDKNRYVHDLSSVATAQLCLGEYQQMEHAYDYNLTFEEYLEKSRNKTAMLMATCLRVGALSTESPEEVADLLYNFGEALGMSFQIQDDLLDFTQSADVLGKPAGSDLRNGQVTLPVLFALQDPELAPVIRTIGPASSEEEVADVLALINRSDALARTEGVSQDYLDQAAAIIQRLSSYPAHADLETLLQYFAGRDR
- a CDS encoding FAD-dependent oxidoreductase, coding for MKKIVILGGGYGGVLTAKKLAKKYKNNKDVEIKLIDRNPYHTLLTELHEVSANRAPEDSIKVDLKKIFAGLKVDVVLDEISNIDFKNKKLKSDKATYAYDYLVIGTGSKPTFFGIPGAEENTFSFWSYDDAVALKRQIRDMYTQAAKEKNPAVRRAMLTFVIIGAGFTGVELVGEMAEQREELCREFFIDPSEVRLIVADMAPKILPILPDKLIQKAEARLRKLKVEIVTGAKITEVGEGSVALGEKNVVDAKTIVWTAGVEGSEIVGGLEVQQQGRKRIVTNEHLESVDHKNVYVVGDNIFFIPEGETRPVPQMVENAEQAAPLVAGNIAADISGTAKKAYKPGFHGTMVSIGSRYGVANVGLPGKLFMLTGFMAMLSKHFINMFYLSQVVGFNKVWTYMMHEFFHVENRKSFVGGYFSKRSPNFWLVPLRMLLGGMWLYEGIDKLRKIWVDPDKIFLIPAAPFATDAASSASVAVDAVKTTVDAQSAASAVSTAKEAVSALPVPGFVYDITNWFMDLMFYNNDGSYTFLAKWFQIGMVCAEIVFGIMLIVGLFTAISSLATIAMAVMIWSTKMAATEMLWYVGAAIACIGGSGSVFGLDYYVLPWLKKQWKRIPLVRRWYLYTD
- a CDS encoding CsbD family protein, which translates into the protein MDSNIIKGKWMQLKGEAKKQWGQLTDDDLDVIDGEKDKLVGKLQERYGHTKDDAEAEYRNWEQSIRH
- a CDS encoding sensor histidine kinase; amino-acid sequence: MEYLKIFCMNTALLISVAYIANLIYKHMITHAPEPVKQASWVVLSIFAGWVNIFFGYRLDEHVIFDLRFLPLIISTIAFPQPFSLIIIGVGIGLSRLIFGMNEAAVAGVLNLSILGFVCAGLSFWVRRTPATIMVKSLIVIMAVNLMNAVNITVFGVIPEQEYITKILPVTLPAGLALSMLFALIIRDFQLDLQRTVQVVRANELLSAQAEELHKNKIVLEERAKQLMMASQFKSEFLANMSHELRTPLNSIINLSQIIEDSDEGLSREEITEYGAIIHRSGGDLLSLINDILDLSKVEAGKLDVVHEELNVSEIPEMLALQFTVAAKQKGLDFNITLSEDVPHVIHSDPQRVQQILRNLLSNALKFTMNGFVSLNIRVVEKPEGPALRRWVVFEVQDSGIGIAADKHAVIFEAFQQADSSISRKYGGTGLGLSISSDLAKLLGGYITLSSKEGQGSLFSLYLPL
- a CDS encoding MFS transporter, translated to MNIMRNRLGGARPKGLRKTSVHRKNLQIATFEGIPSTIFQVLLQGQFLTGFLLYLGASSSQIGFVIALTTLVNVAQIGVAFLIQKLPSRKWAMVTFIGLHRLLWGSTGLVPFIFPKEHWVTAFIVLYTIAFIANTAGGVLWSSVISDLVPARVRGRYFGIRNTFLNALGSLVMYGGGLVLDRYPGGHGFLILYIVVWIFSISNVIVFFFYPDVPFEKSEEKDFLPMLKKPLHDTLFMKSTLFLSAWLLLQNLTVPLYSYVMLQLLHINYETLSLLNVSQTIFMMASFYVWGNLNAKYSNKRLLLWTLPIIAVSSLLWGLLSVLPMLLVLFAAHIVFGMGVGGFNQLAFNFIIGDTPKKERPMYMAMYAALTGLAAFFGPLIGGRIYEWIHEWPHWTQVYGMQLIVGALMLALALLLGRRILKD